Proteins co-encoded in one Hypanus sabinus isolate sHypSab1 chromosome 6, sHypSab1.hap1, whole genome shotgun sequence genomic window:
- the LOC132395778 gene encoding uncharacterized protein LOC132395778, whose amino-acid sequence MLKELYAGHLGMVRGVGLIRGDDKTAYRDEVQHLAVWCANNNLVLNTQKTKEIIVDFRHVRSHTHIPIYINRDVVERVSSFRFLGVHISKDLTWSLNSSNLINKAQQHLYFLLSIKKADLCPKILMDFYRCTIESILINCISVWYGNCPVSDCKALQQVVKTAQRINGTQLPTIENIYHKRCLGRAKSILKDVSHPNHGLFTLLPFDRHYRSLCSRTSRHGRSFFPEAVTLLNLTSQR is encoded by the coding sequence ATGTTGAAGGAGCTATATGCCGGACATCTAGGCATGGTAAGAGGGGTTGGCCTTATCAGAGGGGATGACAAGACAGCCTACAGGGATGAGGTTCAGCACCTGGCCGTGTGGTGTGCCAACAATAACCTGgtccttaacacccagaagaccaaggagatcattgtggacttcaggcatgttaggagccacactcacattcccatctacatcaacagagatgtagtggagcgtgtatcaagcttcagattccttggtgtccacatttccaaggatctcacctggtccctgaactcctccaacctgatcaataaggcacaacagcacctttatttcctgctGAGCATCAAGAAAGCTGACCTTTGTCCCAAGATATtgatggacttttaccgctgtaccattgagagcatactcatcaactgcatctcagtgtggtatggcaattgtcccgtatcggactgcaaagcactccagcaggtggtgaagactgcccagcggattaacggcacccaattgcccaccattgagaacatctaccataaacgctgcctgggtaGGGCAAAAAGCATTCTCAAGGAtgtatctcaccctaaccatggactttttactctcctcccattcgataggcactacaggagcctctgctctCGCACCAGCAGGCATGGgaggagcttcttccctgaggctgtgaccttgctgaatctcacatcacagcgctaa